The segment TCAGTCGATCATCTACAACCAAAACTCGGGCATCCAAGCCAAGTAACAAAGCGGGATCACGAGACTGGAAAGGGCCGGCGCAAAGCCGGCCCTTCAGTTTTTCGACGCGGCGCGCTGCGCTGCCCCGGCTGCGACGGGTGTCACACCGGGCACGCTCCGGTCCGCGGCTTCGACCGTTTGGGCATTAACCGTGTGGAGGGTCACAACGACGTGCAACTGCGCGCCAGCTACAAAGGCTTCACGCTCATCGAGCTGATGGTCGTCATCGCGATCATCGCGATCTTAGCCGCCATCCTCATCCCGAACTTCATCCACGCTCGCGCCGAGGCGCAGACGTCCGGCTGCGAGGGCAACGTGAAGATGATCGCGACGGGGCTCGAGGAATATGCGGTCGACCATCAGGGCTCGTACGGCCCAGGCGGCTCCGTGACGAGCACGCTGCTCGGCACGCCGTATCTCGCGATCACGCCGAAGGATCCGGTCAACGGGTCGAACTATAACATCAACACCGCGACCGGCACGTACGGCTTGTACATCGTCAGCGATTCCGGCGGCCACGACACGACGACGACGCTCAACCTGCCGGGAAACCCTGGCGGCGGGTCGATCGTCTACGCCCAGAACTCGGGAATCCAGGCGAAGTGATTTGCCTTCTGACGTCGCGCTAGCGTTTTTCCCGCTCGCAGCGTCGCTCTTCGGACTGCTCGTCGGCTCGTTCGTCAACGTCGTCATCTACCGCGTGCCGCGCGGCGAATCGGTCGTATTTCCGCCCTCGCGGTGCACCGCGTGCGGTCACCGTATCGGTCCGCTCGAGAACATCCCGGTCGTTTCGTGGCTCGCGCTCGGCGGCAGATGCAGTTCGTGCAAAGCACCGATCTCGGTCCGCTACCCGCTCGTCGAACTCGTCGTCGGTGCGCTTTTCGCCCTCTCCGCGATCGAGTACGGCCCGACTCTCGCGTGTATCGCCGCGTCGCTTTTGGGCGCCGTGCTCGTCGCCGTGCTGTTCTTCGATCTCGATCATCTGCTCATCCCCGATGCGTTCGTCGTGCCGTGTGCGATCCTCGCGTTCGCGTTCAGCGCCACGCAGCACCGCATGCTCGATGCGCTCGAAGGTGCGGCGATCGCCGGCGGCGCTTTCCTGCTCATCTACTTGGCCACGCGCGGTCGCGGGATGGGGCTCGGCGACGTGAAGCTCGCAGCGGCTCTCGGTCTCGCGCTGCAAGCGAGCACGGCCGTGGCGCTCGTCGCTGCGTCGTTTATTGCGGGAGCCGCTATCGCGCTACCGGTCCTCGTCGCGGGAAGTCGCGGAAGACGGGACGCGCTCCCATTCGGCCCATTCCTCGTGATCGCAGGGCTCGCGCTGGTCTTCGCGCCGCAGGTCGCTTTCGCGCCCTTCGAGGCGTACCGCCATTGGGTTCAGTCGCATGGAGCGTCCTTGTAGCGGTCGAGCTCTAGCTCGACAGACGCTCACGAACGGCCTGTGTCTGCCGATACTCTTTGTATCGAACGCGGCTGAAGGCGACGCGACGGACCCGCATCCTTCGCGCGGCCGAGAAGCAAATCGAAAAGGCGAAACGTCGTGCAGCGAACCTTCGATCGACCCATAGATGCAGCGATGCTCAAGAAAGTGCCGCTCTTCGCGGAATTCTCCGACGACGACCTCGTCGCGGTGTCCGCGCTCATGCAGGCGCGACGCTACGCGAAGCACGCGGTGCTCGTGTACGAAGGCGACCCCGGTGACGCGCTGTTCGTCGTCATCAGCGGCAACGTCGCCGTGACTCGCGTCAGCAACGACGGCAAAGAGACGATCCTCTCGATCCTCAAAGAGGGCGACTTCTTCGGTGAGATGGGCGTCCTCGACGCCTCGCCACGGTCGGCGACGATCAAAGCGCTCCGCGACGCGGATGTTGCGATCCTCGCCCGCAAAGACTTCCTCGAGCTGCTCGGACG is part of the Candidatus Eremiobacteraceae bacterium genome and harbors:
- a CDS encoding Crp/Fnr family transcriptional regulator yields the protein MQRTFDRPIDAAMLKKVPLFAEFSDDDLVAVSALMQARRYAKHAVLVYEGDPGDALFVVISGNVAVTRVSNDGKETILSILKEGDFFGEMGVLDASPRSATIKALRDADVAILARKDFLELLGRNPAMCLSLVGALSSRLRATNQAIQANAYQDIRTRLASLLLNLERNFGEKVDGGTRLTLRLTNQEMANMIGTTRETVNRMLNKFWDERLIDMRTANIVVVDHARLQTMLG
- a CDS encoding prepilin-type N-terminal cleavage/methylation domain-containing protein, whose amino-acid sequence is MQLRASYKGFTLIELMVVIAIIAILAAILIPNFIHARAEAQTSGCEGNVKMIATGLEEYAVDHQGSYGPGGSVTSTLLGTPYLAITPKDPVNGSNYNINTATGTYGLYIVSDSGGHDTTTTLNLPGNPGGGSIVYAQNSGIQAK
- a CDS encoding prepilin peptidase is translated as MPSDVALAFFPLAASLFGLLVGSFVNVVIYRVPRGESVVFPPSRCTACGHRIGPLENIPVVSWLALGGRCSSCKAPISVRYPLVELVVGALFALSAIEYGPTLACIAASLLGAVLVAVLFFDLDHLLIPDAFVVPCAILAFAFSATQHRMLDALEGAAIAGGAFLLIYLATRGRGMGLGDVKLAAALGLALQASTAVALVAASFIAGAAIALPVLVAGSRGRRDALPFGPFLVIAGLALVFAPQVAFAPFEAYRHWVQSHGASL